A single Marinobacter sp. es.042 DNA region contains:
- a CDS encoding universal stress protein, with the protein MSAYKKMLVAIDLTEEAPQVLDKAKAISEAHGAELMLVHVVEPVGYAYGGDIPMDLTELQDQLDKAAREQLGTYGDKYGVAKNNQVVTVGRPESEIHRLAKEQEVDLVIVGSHGRKGFQLLLGSTANGVLHGTECDVLAVRIH; encoded by the coding sequence ATGTCTGCCTATAAAAAGATGCTTGTTGCGATTGACCTGACAGAAGAAGCCCCACAGGTCCTGGATAAGGCAAAGGCCATAAGCGAAGCCCATGGTGCGGAGCTGATGCTGGTTCATGTGGTGGAGCCTGTCGGCTATGCCTATGGTGGCGATATTCCGATGGATCTGACCGAGCTACAGGACCAACTCGACAAAGCAGCTCGCGAGCAATTGGGAACCTACGGCGACAAATACGGTGTGGCCAAAAACAATCAGGTGGTGACGGTCGGGCGCCCCGAGTCCGAAATCCACAGGCTTGCGAAGGAACAGGAAGTAGACCTTGTGATCGTGGGCAGTCATGGCCGGAAGGGTTTTCAGCTTTTGCTGGGCTCCACCGCAAACGGGGTTCTGCATGGAACCGAATGCGATGTTCTGGCCGTTCGCATTCATTAA
- a CDS encoding DUF6901 family protein yields the protein MNVHYDFRFQDGRTVEFKVTDKPSRPSGKLPSWTQLEHCQCSNCPLKAAEYSHCPAATEILPVVEAFRDEDAYQKVEVKVTDDRRSYEKQTALEEALRSLLGLKMATSGCPVLSELKPMAVHHLPFANTDEFIMRSVSHYLLQQYFAKRNHQTPDWELKGLVERNQRLQLVNQALWQRIHSVCKGDSNLKALLNFFSMASSVSFSLESQLRKLEAKMEGEGG from the coding sequence ATGAATGTACATTACGATTTCAGATTTCAGGACGGCCGTACGGTTGAGTTCAAGGTAACGGACAAGCCGTCCCGTCCTTCCGGAAAACTTCCGTCTTGGACACAGCTGGAACATTGCCAGTGTAGCAACTGTCCTTTGAAGGCTGCCGAATACTCCCACTGTCCCGCGGCAACCGAGATTTTGCCGGTTGTGGAGGCCTTTCGGGATGAGGATGCCTACCAGAAGGTGGAAGTAAAGGTAACCGATGACCGTCGAAGTTATGAGAAGCAGACGGCGCTTGAAGAGGCACTTCGATCGTTGCTCGGGCTGAAAATGGCGACCAGCGGGTGCCCGGTTCTTTCAGAGCTCAAGCCCATGGCGGTTCATCACCTGCCGTTCGCAAACACCGATGAATTCATTATGCGCAGCGTTTCCCATTACCTGTTGCAGCAATACTTCGCGAAACGGAATCATCAAACCCCAGACTGGGAATTAAAGGGGCTGGTGGAGAGGAATCAGAGGCTGCAGCTGGTGAATCAGGCCCTGTGGCAGAGAATACACTCAGTCTGCAAGGGTGACAGCAACCTGAAGGCACTACTGAACTTCTTCTCGATGGCCTCGAGTGTCAGTTTCTCGCTGGAAAGCCAGCTTCGCAAACTTGAGGCGAAAATGGAGGGGGAAGGGGGCTGA
- a CDS encoding ATP-binding cassette domain-containing protein: MPLLTLDSVSLAYGMHPLLDQASLVIDAGERVCLLGRNGEGKSTLLKIVSGEVTPDGGVVRLDDGAVLAVLPQNLPSEDTRTAYEVVAGAFPETGKLLAEFHQLSQQGDEASLDRLMKVQERLEALDGWRLDQKVTTILGQYGVDPDQTLDTLSGGWQRRVLLAKALVADPDILLLDEPTNHLDVPAIAWLEEALGQFRGAMLFVSHDRAFIRRMATRIVELDRGKLVSFAATYDRYLDLKEKALEEEERQNALFDKRLKQEEAWIRQGIKARRTRNMGRVRALKAMREEHRQRRVRGGTATFAVEDAARSGKLVVETRDAGFAYPDGTPVIRDMNLTILRGDKIGLVGENGTGKTTLVRLLLGDLEPTEGSIRLGTNLQVAYFDQLRGELDLTRNALDNLSEGREFIDINGQSKHVLGYLQEFLFTPERARSPVSVFSGGERARLLLAKLFSKPANILVLDEPTNDLDVETLELLEEQLAEFAGTVIVISHDREFLDNVITETVFLDGSGKVREYVGGYTDWRRQGGCFPSEATGNRPDKQDKNGKTSGSTEKAVSKKPAENAKPRAEPEKGKPVKLSYKLKLELEQLPGQIEELEQEVAGLQEKISRADFYSGPPDEVSATLEALTEKENRLEQVIERWMELEEQANQ; this comes from the coding sequence GTGCCACTGTTAACGCTGGACTCAGTCTCCCTGGCTTATGGAATGCATCCGCTGCTTGATCAGGCCTCATTGGTTATCGATGCCGGAGAGCGTGTGTGTCTGCTGGGTCGAAACGGCGAGGGAAAATCGACCCTGCTGAAGATTGTCAGTGGCGAAGTGACACCCGATGGTGGCGTGGTTCGTCTCGATGATGGCGCTGTTCTGGCGGTGCTGCCGCAGAACCTGCCTTCCGAGGACACCCGCACGGCCTATGAAGTGGTTGCCGGGGCCTTTCCTGAAACCGGCAAGTTGCTGGCAGAGTTCCACCAGTTGTCCCAGCAGGGCGACGAGGCGAGTCTGGACCGGTTGATGAAAGTCCAGGAGCGTCTTGAAGCCCTGGACGGCTGGCGACTGGATCAGAAGGTAACCACAATTCTTGGCCAGTATGGCGTTGATCCTGATCAAACCCTCGATACCCTCTCGGGAGGCTGGCAGCGCCGTGTTCTCCTGGCAAAAGCTTTGGTTGCCGACCCGGATATTCTGTTGCTGGATGAGCCTACGAACCACCTCGACGTCCCCGCGATCGCCTGGCTGGAAGAGGCCCTGGGCCAGTTTCGCGGCGCCATGTTGTTTGTCAGCCATGATCGGGCGTTTATCCGGCGGATGGCGACCAGGATTGTAGAGCTGGACCGCGGGAAACTGGTGAGCTTCGCTGCCACCTACGACCGCTACCTGGACCTCAAGGAAAAAGCGCTGGAGGAAGAAGAACGGCAGAACGCGCTGTTTGACAAGCGCCTCAAGCAGGAGGAGGCCTGGATTCGGCAGGGCATCAAGGCTCGCAGGACTCGTAATATGGGGCGTGTTCGTGCCCTGAAGGCCATGCGTGAAGAGCACAGGCAGCGTCGTGTGCGGGGCGGAACCGCAACTTTCGCGGTGGAGGACGCGGCGCGCTCAGGGAAGCTTGTGGTTGAAACCCGGGATGCGGGCTTTGCTTATCCCGATGGCACTCCGGTCATCAGAGACATGAATCTCACCATTCTGAGAGGGGACAAGATCGGGCTTGTTGGGGAAAACGGCACAGGCAAGACCACGCTTGTTCGACTCCTGTTGGGGGATTTGGAACCAACCGAGGGGTCCATTCGTCTTGGTACCAATCTGCAGGTTGCCTATTTCGATCAGTTGCGCGGAGAGCTCGATCTGACGCGCAACGCACTGGACAATCTCTCCGAGGGTCGGGAGTTTATCGACATCAATGGCCAGAGCAAACACGTTCTCGGCTATTTGCAGGAGTTCCTGTTTACCCCGGAGCGAGCCAGATCTCCGGTCAGTGTCTTTTCTGGTGGCGAGCGGGCCCGATTGCTTCTGGCCAAGCTCTTCAGCAAGCCCGCGAATATCCTGGTGCTCGACGAACCGACCAATGATCTAGACGTTGAAACACTGGAATTGCTGGAAGAACAGCTGGCGGAATTTGCCGGCACAGTGATCGTGATCAGTCACGACCGTGAGTTTCTCGATAATGTGATCACCGAAACGGTTTTCCTGGACGGTTCGGGCAAAGTGCGTGAGTACGTTGGCGGTTACACGGACTGGCGTCGGCAGGGCGGTTGCTTCCCCTCAGAAGCCACGGGTAACCGGCCGGACAAGCAGGATAAAAACGGCAAGACATCCGGTAGCACCGAAAAGGCCGTATCAAAGAAACCGGCAGAGAACGCAAAACCGCGGGCAGAACCTGAAAAGGGCAAGCCCGTGAAACTGAGTTACAAGCTCAAGCTCGAGCTGGAGCAGCTACCGGGGCAGATCGAGGAGCTTGAGCAGGAAGTCGCGGGCCTGCAGGAAAAAATTTCCCGGGCTGATTTTTATTCAGGCCCACCGGATGAAGTCTCGGCCACTCTGGAAGCATTGACGGAAAAGGAAAACCGTCTGGAGCAGGTCATTGAGCGGTGGATGGAGCTGGAAGAACAGGCAAATCAATGA
- a CDS encoding MOSC domain-containing protein, giving the protein MKVRSLFVYPVKSLSGIEVTSFHTDDFGPVGDRRWMIVDDERRFVTQREHPELARVETQLDGDQVVINIPGEGEFGLTASNDELRVLVWRDWVKALAGLPEASDALSRFCRKPVRLVFMPDSSFRRVDAGRVDEYRRVGFADGFPFLVTNTASLAELNTRLEVPVEMRRFRPNIVVEGADAWDEDHWQNLSIGNNRLSIVKPCSRCVMTTVDPSTGLKDAAVQPLRTLSRYRRTCEGVIFGQNAIHESPGLIRVGEPVTVNQSE; this is encoded by the coding sequence ATGAAGGTCCGTTCGCTGTTCGTATACCCTGTCAAATCCCTTTCCGGTATTGAGGTGACCAGTTTTCATACCGACGATTTCGGTCCAGTCGGAGACAGGCGATGGATGATCGTTGATGATGAGCGGCGTTTTGTCACCCAGAGAGAGCATCCCGAACTAGCCCGCGTGGAAACGCAGTTGGATGGCGATCAGGTTGTTATCAACATTCCCGGTGAAGGTGAGTTTGGTCTGACAGCCTCCAATGACGAGCTTCGCGTACTGGTGTGGCGGGACTGGGTGAAGGCTCTGGCAGGCTTGCCAGAAGCCAGTGATGCCCTGAGTCGGTTTTGCCGCAAGCCTGTTCGCCTGGTATTCATGCCGGACAGCTCCTTCCGCCGCGTTGATGCGGGCAGGGTCGACGAGTACCGGCGAGTGGGCTTTGCTGATGGTTTTCCTTTTCTGGTTACCAACACTGCCTCGTTGGCAGAGCTCAACACCCGGCTGGAGGTGCCCGTGGAGATGCGGAGATTCCGTCCCAACATCGTCGTTGAGGGGGCAGACGCCTGGGATGAGGACCATTGGCAGAACTTGAGCATTGGCAATAACCGTCTGAGTATCGTAAAGCCCTGTTCACGCTGCGTAATGACGACCGTCGACCCTTCGACCGGCCTGAAGGATGCTGCCGTGCAGCCGCTCAGAACCCTGTCCCGCTATCGCAGGACCTGTGAGGGCGTGATCTTCGGCCAGAACGCGATTCATGAATCACCAGGACTTATCCGGGTTGGTGAACCCGTTACTGTCAATCAATCGGAGTAA
- a CDS encoding murein L,D-transpeptidase catalytic domain family protein produces the protein MKKTRRLLPAGLLLAFWAWLPLPSFGASLDDDLLDRLSAAAPKLDTKVLRTAISASRCAVSSGVQMPERLAVIDFSLPSSQERLWIFDLEKGELLLRDLVAHGKNSGNFKSTAFSNVEGSYQSSIGLFQARESYYGKHGYSLRLDGLEPGINDLARQRAIVIHGADYVNDGWVSKYGRIGRSHGCPAVDNQIIKRVVDNLKGGQLVFKYYPDQEWLHSSGFLKCDNRTLAGKNLKKSG, from the coding sequence ATGAAAAAGACGCGGCGGCTTTTACCCGCAGGCCTGCTACTGGCTTTTTGGGCGTGGCTACCACTCCCATCGTTTGGCGCCTCTCTGGACGACGACCTTTTAGATCGCCTGAGTGCCGCCGCTCCAAAGCTCGATACAAAGGTCCTCAGGACCGCAATCAGCGCCTCTCGCTGCGCTGTCTCCAGTGGTGTTCAGATGCCCGAGCGGCTTGCGGTGATTGATTTCTCGTTGCCATCCAGTCAGGAAAGGCTATGGATTTTCGATCTGGAGAAGGGCGAGCTGTTGCTTCGGGACCTGGTTGCTCACGGCAAAAATTCCGGGAATTTTAAATCGACCGCTTTCTCCAACGTGGAGGGGAGTTACCAGTCCAGTATCGGGCTTTTCCAGGCCCGGGAATCCTATTACGGCAAGCACGGCTATTCGCTCAGGCTGGATGGTCTCGAGCCCGGGATCAACGACCTTGCCCGGCAGCGCGCCATCGTTATACACGGTGCGGATTACGTGAATGATGGTTGGGTCAGCAAATACGGCCGCATTGGGCGTAGTCACGGGTGCCCGGCAGTTGATAACCAGATCATCAAGCGTGTTGTCGACAACCTTAAGGGGGGGCAGTTGGTGTTCAAGTACTATCCGGATCAGGAGTGGCTGCACAGTTCCGGATTCCTGAAATGTGATAACCGTACACTGGCAGGAAAAAACCTTAAAAAAAGTGGTTGA
- a CDS encoding DUF924 family protein codes for MFDWKEILDFWFGELDEHGLPDSDHRNKWFRSDRRFDQEIRRRFLSMVLFASEQGLDHWRTEAGGILAETILLDQFSRNIFRGGAMAFDQDRQARKLCRQAMQKGQDTMLPPVHRAFLYMPLQHSELKDDQDMSVECYEQLARSTEGILSDFMGSFLQSAKDHRAIIQKYGRFPHRNKALGRTSTAEEREYLAGGRRFGQ; via the coding sequence ATGTTCGATTGGAAAGAGATTCTGGATTTCTGGTTTGGCGAACTTGACGAACATGGGCTGCCAGACAGCGACCACCGGAACAAGTGGTTCCGATCGGACCGCAGGTTTGACCAGGAGATACGCCGGCGTTTCCTTTCAATGGTGTTGTTTGCTTCCGAGCAGGGATTGGACCATTGGCGGACTGAGGCCGGCGGTATACTTGCCGAGACCATTCTGCTTGACCAGTTTTCGCGGAATATCTTCCGCGGCGGTGCCATGGCGTTTGATCAGGATCGCCAGGCGCGCAAGCTATGCCGGCAAGCGATGCAGAAAGGGCAGGATACGATGCTGCCGCCCGTGCACAGAGCGTTTCTCTATATGCCGCTCCAGCATTCGGAACTCAAGGACGACCAGGATATGTCCGTGGAATGCTACGAGCAACTGGCGCGGTCAACTGAAGGAATCCTTTCCGATTTCATGGGTAGCTTTCTGCAGTCCGCAAAGGATCACCGGGCGATCATACAAAAGTACGGACGATTCCCTCACCGCAACAAGGCACTCGGCAGAACCTCAACGGCGGAAGAGCGGGAGTACCTGGCCGGTGGTCGCCGTTTCGGCCAGTAG
- a CDS encoding sirohydrochlorin chelatase, which yields MSSPRIILLAHGSSDKRWCETFEKLAAPTLASVDNARVAYMELAEPSIDTIIMEGVAEGITEFTIVPLFLAAGRHLRKDVPAMIEELEKTHAVSIQLAPPIGENPLLGQAIRDVVMLQLEETPA from the coding sequence ATGAGCAGCCCCCGCATTATTCTGTTGGCACATGGAAGCAGTGACAAGCGCTGGTGTGAAACCTTCGAAAAGCTTGCGGCGCCCACTCTCGCTTCTGTCGACAACGCCAGGGTCGCCTACATGGAACTGGCGGAACCATCCATTGATACAATCATTATGGAAGGTGTGGCTGAAGGCATCACCGAGTTTACGATCGTTCCCTTGTTCCTGGCGGCCGGCCGCCACTTGCGCAAGGATGTTCCGGCAATGATCGAAGAACTCGAAAAAACCCACGCCGTATCCATTCAGCTTGCACCTCCGATTGGGGAAAACCCTCTCCTGGGACAGGCAATTCGCGATGTTGTTATGCTTCAACTGGAAGAGACACCCGCCTGA
- a CDS encoding TIGR01777 family oxidoreductase: MSKRILITGGTGFIGHVLCRELLARDYELTVFSRQPAETVKSSCGRVEAIRDLQQLRSHPGYDAVINLAGEGIADKRWSESRKQELRDSRIGVTETLVDVIRSWDQAPNVVVSGSAVGFYGDQGSATVTESTSPNDEFTHRLCRDWENAAKPLGDDGVRLCFSRTGVVAGPDGGFLERMLLPFKLGLGGRLGSGTQYMPWVHRDDVVSALIWMMENPDASGPYNVVSPNPVTNAEFTRSLGRVLHRPTLFPAPAPVLKVALGEMARLLLTGQRAIPEKLVSQQFQFRYPDLDQALTQSVAPGAAEKKG; the protein is encoded by the coding sequence ATGTCGAAAAGGATTCTGATTACCGGAGGAACCGGGTTTATTGGCCATGTTCTCTGCCGTGAATTATTGGCACGGGATTACGAACTGACGGTTTTCAGCCGGCAACCGGCCGAAACGGTCAAATCAAGCTGCGGACGGGTCGAGGCAATCCGTGATCTGCAGCAGCTTCGCTCTCACCCCGGATACGATGCCGTCATCAACCTTGCCGGAGAAGGTATCGCGGATAAACGCTGGTCGGAGTCCCGAAAGCAGGAACTCCGTGATAGCCGCATTGGTGTCACCGAAACCCTGGTCGACGTCATCCGAAGTTGGGATCAAGCGCCGAATGTAGTCGTTTCGGGGTCGGCTGTTGGCTTTTACGGGGACCAGGGATCAGCCACGGTCACCGAGAGCACCAGCCCGAATGACGAATTTACGCATCGGCTGTGCCGCGACTGGGAAAACGCCGCCAAACCACTTGGCGACGATGGCGTTCGCCTGTGCTTCTCCCGGACAGGCGTCGTGGCTGGCCCGGATGGTGGCTTCCTGGAGCGGATGCTCCTGCCCTTCAAATTGGGGCTGGGCGGACGCCTGGGTAGCGGAACACAGTACATGCCGTGGGTCCACAGGGACGATGTGGTCAGCGCACTTATATGGATGATGGAAAACCCGGACGCATCAGGCCCATACAATGTCGTAAGCCCGAACCCGGTAACGAACGCGGAATTCACCCGGAGCCTGGGCAGGGTTTTACACCGTCCCACCCTCTTTCCGGCACCGGCTCCGGTGCTCAAGGTGGCTCTGGGGGAAATGGCGAGGCTTCTTCTTACGGGCCAGCGGGCTATTCCGGAGAAGCTGGTCAGCCAGCAATTCCAGTTCCGGTATCCGGACCTGGATCAGGCACTGACCCAATCCGTTGCTCCAGGGGCAGCGGAAAAAAAAGGATGA
- the ccoM gene encoding cytochrome c oxidase subunit CcoM, whose product MYMDAVVIAGIATVLLMLGFFVGVGIFVMKDQKEHGHPDRKEGKHGHKPV is encoded by the coding sequence ATGTATATGGACGCCGTTGTGATCGCAGGTATTGCCACTGTACTGCTGATGCTTGGCTTTTTTGTGGGTGTTGGCATCTTCGTGATGAAAGATCAGAAGGAGCACGGACACCCGGATAGAAAAGAAGGGAAGCACGGTCATAAGCCAGTCTGA